In one Juglans regia cultivar Chandler chromosome 11, Walnut 2.0, whole genome shotgun sequence genomic region, the following are encoded:
- the LOC108980322 gene encoding mechanosensitive ion channel protein 2, chloroplastic, with translation MALAGSLHLSHEWGLCRNRGCSKQYRSVTGRGKLHLLSATLSSRVSFQQQLCWSFCPSNTAYRPMHSLPKRCKAFKCHSFLRPGLPFQLPNIKTAAMALTRSYNVLEGSPLVIKLVPAVGIIIFAVWGIGPLLCQSRNILLHKNDSSWKKSRTYNIMTSYLQPLLLWTGATLICRAMDPVVLSTEASQIVKQRLLNFVRSLSTVLAFAFCLSSVIQQAQKFFIETNDSSDTRNMGFQFAGKAVYSAVWVAAVSLFMELLGFSTQKWLTAGGLGTVLLTLAGREIFTNFLSSAMIHATRPFVVNEWIQTKIEGYEVSGTVEHVGWWSPTIVRGEDREAVHIPNHKFTVNVVRNLSQKTHWRIKTHLAISHLDVNKINNIVADMRKVLAKNPQVEQQRLHRRVFLDNVNHESQALLILISCFVKTSHYEEYLCVKEAILLDLLRVISHHRARLATPIRTVQKVYSDTDLENIPFAETIYSRDGVASNRPLLMIEPSYRINGEEKTRTQNRSARASGEQDGKSSGRPVPDKGDAKVGATSVSDYKARETPPSNAKADAKIGETPNPDTKEDPKAAAASVSDPKGGEHTIVKPTSKSISKTDSKVAEMPFSDPKGVASVADNSTQKVSNGKQPKSDSFGNITQKFNNPSVSSPESSVEKAGGFTATQSRQESERMPTMPRPRLEDNIVLGVALEGSKRTLPIDEGMVSPSSQAEGKEMAASRNGNGSPTPEKDKKDGQVPTTPSSTSGNQ, from the exons TTTCAGCAACAGCTATGTTGGAGCTTTTGCCCTTCGAACACTGCATACAGGCCAATGCATTCTTTACCTAAAAGATGCAAGGCTTTTAAGTGCCATTCTTTTCTAAGGCCAGGCCTACCATTTCAGCTCCCTAATATTAAAACAGCTGCCATGGCATTGACTAG GTCGTATAATGTTCTAGAAGGGAGTCCTCTTGTAATTAAGTTGGTTCCAGCAGttggtattattatttttgctgTATGGGGTATTGGGCCACTTTTGTGTCAGAGCAGGAACATTCTTCTTCAT AAAAATGATAGTAGTTGGAAAAAGAGTAGAACGTATAATATCATGACCTCATATCTTCAACCTTTGCTGCTATGGACTGGAGCAACATTAATTTGCAG AGCAATGGATCCAGTAGTTCTATCTACTGAAGCTAGCCAGATTGTTAAGCAACGCCTTTTGAATTTTGTAAGATCGTTGTCGACTGTGCTGGCCTTTGCCTTTTGTTTGTCAAG CGTGATTCAGCAAGCACAGAAATTCTTCATTGAGACTAATGACTCTAGTGACACAAGAAAT ATGGGATTCCAATTTGCAGGAAAAGCTGTATACTCTGCAGTATGGGTTGCAGCTGTTTCCTTGTTCATGGAGTTGCTGGGTTTTTCTACACAGAAATGGTTGACTGCTGGAGGCCTCGGGACCGTCTTGTTGACTCTTGCCGGTCGTGAG ATATTCACAAATTTCCTTTCAAGTGCTATGATACATGCAACTCGGCCTTTTGTCGTGAACGAATGGATTCAAACAAAGATTGAAGGCTATGAAGTTTCTGGTACTGTTGAG cACGTGGGTTGGTGGTCACCAACAATTGTGAGAGGCGAAGATCGTGAAGCAGTTCACATTCCGAACCATAAGTTCACAGTGAATGTTGTGAGGAATCTCAGTCAAAAAACTCATTGGCGTATCAAAACACACCTAGCCATTAGTCACTTAGATGTCAATAAGATCAAC AATATTGTCGCCGACATGCGCAAAGTATTGGCCAAGAATCCTCAAGTCGAGCAGCAGAGGTTGCACAGAAGAGTGTTTCTGGACAATGTTAATCATGAAAGCCAGGCTCTTTTG ATCTTGATTTCCTGTTTTGTGAAGACTTCACATTATGAAGAGTATCTGTGTGTTAAG GAAGCTATACTATTGGATCTTCTTAGAGTCATCAGCCATCACCGGGCTCGCCTTGCCACACCAATCCGTACAGTGCAGAAAGTATATAGTGACACAGATTTGGAAAATATACCATTTGCAGAGACAATATATAGCCGTGATGGGGTGGCATCCAACCGTCCATTGCTAATGATTGAACCGTCTTATAGAATTAATGGAGAAGAGAAGACGAGAACTCAAAATCGTTCGGCTCGTGCATCTGGAGAACAAGATGGTAAGTCCAGTGGACGACCTGTACCTGACAAGGGTGACGCTAAGGTTGGAGCAACATCAGTTTCTGACTACAAGGCCAGGGAAACCCCGCCTTCAAATGCTAAGGCAGATGCCAAGATTGGAGAGACGCCAAACCCTGATACAAAGGAGGACCCCAAGGCTGCAGCAGCATCTGTGTCGGATCCAAAAGGGGGTGAGCACACAATAGTGAAGCCGACATCAAAATCCATCTCCAAGACAGATTCTAAGGTAGCAGAAATGCCCTTCTCCGACCCCAAAGGGGTAGCTTCAGTAGCTGATAATTCAACTCAAAAGGTATCCAATGGAAAACAACCTAAGAGTGACAGTTTTGGGAATATCACGCAGAAGTTCAACAATCCATCAGTTTCCTCACCAGAAAGCAGCGTTGAGAAAGCAGGCGGATTTACAGCCACTCAGTCTAGACAGGAAAGTGAGAGAATGCCAACGATGCCAAGGCCTAGATTGGAAGATAACATAGTACTTGGTGTTGCTTTGGAGGGCTCAAAAAGAACCCTTCCTATAGATGAGGGAATGGTTTCCCCTTCAAGTCAGGCAGAAGGAAAGGAAATGGCTGCAAGCCGGAATGGCAACGGGTCTCCTACTCCCGAGAAGGATAAGAAAGATGGTCAGGTTCCAACCACTCCGAGTTCAACATCTGGCAATCAGTGA